DNA sequence from the Malus domestica chromosome 06, GDT2T_hap1 genome:
TTCATTAGGAAAATAGAAAATTTGGATCTGCATTTCATGTCAAGTTTTAGAATTTTCTGGTCAAGCATCAAGAGTTAACTCGAATTTGGGGATTAGATTAGGGAGAAAATTGTGATTTTCTCACAATAGAAGAAGCAGATTATGTAGGAAATTTGTTTGGGATTGTGGGAAGAAAATTGCAATTGGCTGTTGCTGCTTGTAATTtccaacgaagaagaagaagaaagagtccTGCTTGTAATTTCcagcgaagaagaagaaagagtccttgtttggacccaatttaAGTCGTTTGTGCTAATTTGGTGTTAGATTTGTGAATTGCATGTTGAAAATTTTTTATCCTACTTCTTAGCCCAACAAACGTTTCACTAAATTAATTCAGCTTAGTTTAATCTAAATCAGTCCAGCTTAACCCTCAAAATTAGTTTAATCCAAGATAGTatagtgcaacaaacgcacccaaGTGTCCAACCAATTAAACCCCAACAATGCTTACTATTATTTTGATCGACATTCAAACTCGAAGCCCCTTTCTAAACGCTTCTTTTGGGTAAACCCTCattcaaatgttttaaaataaaaataccgCTAAACTAGGAGCCAGTTGGTCTAAAATGCGTAAGAAAAGTACAAAGCTTCATGATCAGATTCAAAGATAAAGAAACAAGACTAAACCAAATTAACATAGATTATAATAAACAAACTAATTAAACAATATAAGATTAAGAACTCATTTAGAAGtccttttaaaatgactgaaagtgtttttaataaaaataatttttgaaccAAATTCTTAGCAtaaatgcaagtaaatcttgAAATAAGGACTTCAAGTGCTTCGTGATGAAAGCAAATAACTGGTGCAGACAGCACTTTTAAAGCACAAAAACAGTTTTTTCTAAAAGTGCTTTCAGATATTTTAAAAGTGATTTTCAAACGAGAACTAAAATGTTGATCGAGTTCACACACTCTAAAAATCTAATCACTCAACTCACATAAGTAAATAGTACATAAATAAGAATAAAACAGCTTAACCAGCATAGATGTGAACTCCAATGGCAATAAGGAAGATGGTGAGGAGGCCAAAGTAGATGATGGCGTGCACCACGATGGAAGCGCCGCTGGTCTGCATGTTCCCGAACTCCACCAACCTCCCACGTCCGGGTATCTGAAACAAAAGCCCGGGTGTCAATAGCACAAACAGCACCACCGCAATCACCACCGGACCCCAGTCTGCCATTTTTGTTCTCTGCAAAACCAGAACAACGAcgaggagaaggaggagaaggaggagaaaGTTACAGATGGGTTTGGAAGATCTGAGGGGAAAGTGGGTGGGTTTTGGAAGTTTATGAGATTGGAGATTGGGAACACAAATTGTGGGACAAGTGCCTAGGTTCCATGCGTTTCTCTCGTGACAATGGACGAGTGCGTTCGTGCCAATGCTCTGACGTGTCAGGATCTTGACTGTTGGAGTTTGACGGCTGTGATCTTCTTGGGAGGATGAGGATGGATTTGAATTGGAAAATTTATTTGAACCTATGTAACATCTTTCTACACCTAACTTACTTTCTACactcatattatttttaattaaagaattaatctctctttaaatccaaatttattacctagaATATCCTCTCATACCCAATTCAAAATGTTAATTTCTCTTTACACTcatttataaaacaaaatttcaaactAAGTAGTTTTGTTTTCAAAGAAATTCGAAAGTTGAAAATATTTATGGGTCCTATGTACCTACTCGCGGATGCAATTGCAGTAGCTgaggcaagaaaaagaaggaaaaaattcACGAAGCTATAGAACGTTCATGGCCGGCAATGTTGGACATAGTGCTAAACTTCGATTCGTGTTGACTATAAATTCTCTCCTAGTTTTCATGCAAGTCCTTTTTATTTTGAGGGGACTCCTTGAAGATTTGAGTACAGAGCACAACACCTAACCATGATTATAGAAGGTTGTTGAGTCATTGACGTAAAAGATGTGGCCTGTAACTTAGGTACATCTTCAAGGCTTTTGCTTGTACTTTATATGTTGTTTATTTAATTCGAATGGTTTGAGAGTGAGGTGTTGGTTCATCCAGCTCCTCCATCCTTGCTGGAAGGGTTTTagccatcaataaaaaaaacttgtttttctctataAGAGCTATTAGAGTTTTAGTCGGAATGAAATatgtgggtttattgataaattgtagttttattgttaatttcatcttgtacttgatggtaattatgcaaGATGATAAAAcagacaattaacatttaaaatttaagttgggtgtagaaagatgttacatgagtttaaataaaaattttccaTTTGAATTTAAGCTCTTTTGgactaaatatttttatttttaaattttaaaaggaaactgctttttttaagaatttgatGTCTCACTGCATATATTGGTTTACACATTTTTGGACATAAGAAATTTACAGAGAGTGTCAACCAGTTTTAGGAGTTGGCACTGCCAAATTTATGAGGTTTAGATCATGGAAAGTGGTTTTTATCTAAAAATTGTAAACTTCATGAGCAAAAAacatgagaaatttttttttttttttaaacagaaTTGCCCAATCCAAAACatgttaattaaaattaaaagaatcaCCAGTTTAAAATCTTTCATTTTTACCTATGCTCTTGTGGTTCTCAGTTCGATTCACCCTTTTTCtttgttagaaaaaaaaattattacttttttgttatttttgcttttggaaTTGGGTTTTTAGGCCTGCCTTTAAAGGTTGAGatttctgtgttttttttttaaattgcttttgatgtgttttaagAATAATCAGATGTAAAAATGGCAATTTAGTTTTTGATAAACtgtatttttttaaagtgtTATGAATATGAAAAGCAATGTAAAAGCATTTGGTAAATTTTGCTGTAAAGGTGATATGATCGTATATAATAACAAAAATGAACATAGTAGTGGGGTGGTGACAATGACAGTGGTGGTGATGGCAACAACAATGGTGGGGGTGTGATGGTAGTGCCAATAATAGGGTGTGGTAGTTGTTGAAGTATAGAGGTAGCAGTGTTGGCAGCAAAGGCGAAAACTACGGCGGTGGTAACGGAGGCAATGGTGTAAGGCTGGTGGTTGCAATCGTAGGTAGTGGCGACAACGCTGGTTGCAATGGTGGTGGCAATAGCAATGGCATTTGCGGTGGGGCTATCGGTGGTGATGGTAATGACGGCAACAATATAAGGGTATAGACTTATAGTGGTGATGCAAATAGTGAGGCGTAATGGTTAAGGTGCAGAGGTTACAATGGTGGAAGAAGCGATGGCAACGGTAGTGAGGATTGTGGTTGTAGTGGTGGTATTGGGCCTCAGCAGCATGGTGGGTGATGGCACGTTTTATCAATTCTATCTTTTTTCCGGTGGCTCAGTTTGGATTTCTTAAGTGGCATAATCTTGCATTTTGAATCAACTTGTAAATGTTTTGAATGACTACATGAACGAAGGAGAGAGAATCTGGGTCCTTTTTCAATTTCTCGATCGAAATATATGGTTGTATAccaaaaataatttatatatatgtgtatatattttaactttgttttcttcctcattttcttACCTATCAAGCTTTGACGGGTTATGCAATTTGAAACAAATGATCTGAATTGCTCAAATGTTAAAGTTTCTTAATGAGTAATGCTTCCTTTGAGCAAGGGTCATGCTAATCTTCTCTGTATTGTTTCAATTTTATCGGATGTTCCCGAATGAACTCTTAATGGGTAAGGCtaggtaaactaattttttaaaccaaatttgtaaaatatataatgtttacctaatagaaaataagcactttaatcaatacttaagtaataatctaatcatatcaataatcatgtcATATGGTTTACAAAGTTTGTCCTAAGTAGGTgttctccctaacattacccttaaTTAATTTCACAACACTCATCTATTTCACCCTTCTCTTAAACTAAAGTATTCGGAATGAGCTCATTTCTACACTTTATAATCGAAATCGCTCAATCTCTTGATTTCTATTTGAAGATCattcatataaaaaattatttgaatcgTAGACCATTTGTCAttcaaatatatcaaaataaattacCGGTGTAGGTAACAAATAGCATATTCATGAAGAACCATTGATTTGTTTGATACATTCGAATGACTAAATGATATcttatttgaatgattttttgtaaagatgatcttcaaataaatattaaaatatttaacaaTTCCGATTATAGAACTTTTATGATGAAGATATGTTAGTTGCAAGCAATATCCTAAAATGTATAGTAAAAGAAGGGAAACAAAGACTGAACAGTTCAACTCCAATTAAGTCATGAACAAGAAATTACAAATCAAGGGAAATTTAATATGAAATATCAATCTCTTTACAACTTGTTGATTTTGCGATAAAACTCAACGTCTCCTGAGTTCGACTAGCACATGGATCAGCCGGTGTGGATGTGGATTCCCACTGCCAAAATGAGGATGGTGAAGATGCcaaagaaaataagagtgtGGACAATAATTGCTCTGCCATTTGTGGTGAAGCTTCCAAACTCAACATGCTTGACATTTCCTGGTATCTGAAACAAGAGGCCAGGGGAGAGCAGTATGAACATTAACAACCCAATCAAAATTGGTGCCCAATCCACCATTTTTCTTCTGTGTTTGTTGTAACAATTGATGGCAAGAAATTGAACACTCTGATCCAACAGGAACATGAGTTTTATACAACACATGTTAAAGAAAAAAGTGGATTCCTACTGAACTATTTAAACTCAAATCAAGCTAGCTTTAACACTTtaattctcttttatttttttagccaatttgttttgtattttagTTTTTGAGATTTTCTTTCATAATTGCGAGCTGTTATTGACACTTTAAAATTGTCATTTTATAGATAtataaaaatacaaagaaaaaattctataaaattcAGTGCagaataacatttttcaagTGCCGATAACATCAACGATGTGAATTTAGCTATTTGTTTTGGTAATGTCCCATTGGATTTCAAGTTCTGTATGATAAATTCAAGACCACTACTTTTTGTGGAGAAGTTATATACAGATTCCTGAATATAAGGGCAAAATTCGCACGCAATGggccttttcttttctctaaagAAATGCATCATCGATGCTTTGCGCAAACCTTATTAGAAGTTAGAATCTGATTATCATATCATAATTTACTAATTCATACATTAATTTTTATCTTCTACACACACCTTTCAATTTTTGACAATTAGATCGAATAAAttgaacaaaattaaataacataaatcaaaagaatGTGTGTGAGGTAAAACGAGATGTATGAATAGTGCCACCCGTTGCTAAAAGTCCTAACTTGTTTTTAATCAATACAAAGTTGCCTTCATAATCTAGTCACAAAGGGTCGATACAACTTGGGAGAACTAGGATGAGATAcatcttgttgatgcacaaaatcagtggggactttggtacaacagaaagtgttaagtttgtgaccttcgctagattgctccggtcactagtgtggataagtatgtaaatggataaggacagggaagcaaacacaagatgtacgtggttcacccagactggccacgtccacggagtagaggagttctcattaattgtgaagggtttacacaaatatataggttcaagctctcctttagtgagtactagtgaatgatttagtacaaatgacattaggaaatattgtgagagaatgatctctatttatagaagagagtttctagtttcattctgacattgacacgtgtcgtgttgtgattggcttctgatgttgacacgtgtcgcgctatgattggcttctaatgtcgacatgtgtcgtgctgtgattggcctcttggttggagggaaactcttctgggtccttgacggtataacgttgaccggtgctcagtagttttgggattggtcaagtatggtacaaacacatctAACATGTAAAAAATAATGTCTTCACCTAACTACGATCACAAATAGCCAATACAAATATTTTTGCATAAAATCTAGGTTTAGTTAaactttacaataatttatgTATGATAGCTTAGAAAAGtgtaaggtcatctccaactgacCAGCCCAAAGGGCCATAAGCCAAAAAATAGCCGGTTTTGAAATGAAAACCATCTCCAAttgagggctaggccaaagggcttgtgGGTCCCACCCGGCTATACTGTGACAAcatgtccctaattttacgattttatttaattttacaagtgtgaattgacgaaaatgcccttagatgcaagattgttgacttttgttgaccagcGTATAACGAAACGTACGAAACATTCTTTTAGCGTACCCTTGTAGAACTTATCGCTACGAACGCGTGAGTGCAAGTAGAATCGAAATTGGAACTACGATGAAGATTTTACATAAATACAAAGTAGAAGGGCATTTTGGTAAATTTGCTATTCTAGATATTCAACCttagtattttattatttttgtatgGGATATATGTGTGCTTGGGACCCACCCACCTGGGTCACTTATCCCTTTTGTCCCCGTGTCTCTCACTCTCTCGAAATCTCTCATTCACTATCCATTTTCACTCTTATTCTCTCTCATCTCCATCCCTCTTAAACTCTTTCTCTATTCtctgcatacgcagaaaggccGAAGGCCATACACCCTCACCATCCACTCCCTCCCTCAAACTCTTTCCCTAGTCTCGAAGCACCACAATCGCCACCGCCCATCTTTCTGacgttccctacatgaacacCAAGTCACCACCTTTCTCCCGTCCATCCTCTCTGGAATCGTTTCACCATCATCGAACTCCTTCTCTGGTGGGCGTCGTCATCTTAGTTGCGATATATTAAGCCATATTGAATTCTTGTGATATTGCAGACTATGataagtattttcttactatacgtagtatgtatattttggaaactatacttattttacggcgatgggttattatgttttcgaaaaggtttttacaaaactttatttttaggcccactcacccttatttttcacCCCTCTAGGTTTAGTAGTTGTGCTTTcgtgtcgacgaggattcttggcaaatcttgatataggtggctacctttgagggtataatccttatcctatcttactatactttacttatgatctgacatcacgtgtgaaatgagttcattcctgctcaccaGAGCACTCTTACATTTAGgcaattttaggtttaaatttacgcacattttccacatcactacacacTATGACTTTGTCACATTCCAGATAtcggccaacacaactcgatttggagtccaggtggacattTCGGTTCGGGGTGTGTATACCCCATCCACAAAGACAGCGGGCTGGCCATAATCAATCAGCCAACCAGCTTGATTCCCCCAACCCAAACACATGTTACCTGACGTCAGGTTACTGTtggatttatttaatttttatttttatagacaaaatttaaaaaaaaaattcataattttccccctataaatacctaagtcatttctacaccatttctcacatccttttcaccattccatactatcttaccttattttatttcaattgttCACATCATTTTTCATTatataaagataaaaaaatccagaggcttattcatttagcgacaagtgacactcaaaatatgtccgaaaatcttattttaatatggtagtttaatttaattaaccatattaattcaattaaaataataaattattgaagggACTAAAAGATAGCcctcttcggttggagatgagaTTTTTGTAAACGGGCTATGTtttggcctatggccctttgacaccctcggttagagatggtataaaatatgatctgacattgtttattaaaaaataatttcttgtaaGGCTATAGGGCTAAACATGACCCTTTGACCCCCTTtcgttggagatggcctaatggTCCCCTGGAATATTGGACGCTAACTTCACCACGGACTCTAAGGAGAGACTACAAACTCGCCCATCACACTTGAGTTAAGTTGCTGCAACTTATTCTGCAAGAAATCCCAACTTGTGGTACACAACAATTACCATTTTGCATAAATACATTATCGAGTTTAACATATCCTATAAgattattaagtataacatggCATTAGTAAAAATGTAGGATTGATGTCATAGTTATTCGACACGATTAATCATAACCAAGCATATCAAGTACATAGGGGCATGTTTACTTAACTTTTTTAGGTATGAGAATGATACTTAGTTGTTCACATATGGGATAAACAATCTCCTTTTATTGATACTTGGTTAAAATTGAGTATGACATAATTAATCTCATTGTGAGAACTACTTACGTTTTCGTTCCTTATGCATTACTAAACACGTAATACGTCAAGGCTGAAATAATACATATCCTTGACATGCGTAGGTTTTTGAATAAAGTATAAGTGTTTTGAAGGCATTTTGATCAAAATAATctttgagattgacataactctttagtttggttcttgagatttgaaatcgataaaagtggttccTAAGTTTGGccaccgtcaatcattttggtcattctgtgaaaaatctctactaaataagaatcaaaatgacgaaaatatcctcaatttaataaacaacatgccaaaatgatttgacataaattgagagtatttttgtcattttactcCATATCTAACATatatttttcatggaatgaccaaagTGATTAACATTGTATAAACTCAGGAACCATTTCTATCAATTTTAAGTCTCAGGAACTAAATTgaggagttatgtcaatctcatgaataattttgactaaaaaacctTTTATTACTAAGGATACTACTATTCTATGCTACAAGATGGCATAACGTTT
Encoded proteins:
- the LOC103409651 gene encoding uncharacterized protein, which gives rise to MADWGPVVIAVVLFVLLTPGLLFQIPGRGRLVEFGNMQTSGASIVVHAIIYFGLLTIFLIAIGVHIYAG